The Trichomycterus rosablanca isolate fTriRos1 chromosome 17, fTriRos1.hap1, whole genome shotgun sequence DNA segment GAAAGCAGATCTTCTGTTCGCTTCATGTTGGAAAACCACCACGCCCACGGATGATGAGTGGCAGGAAGACACCAGAGGTTTAAAACTCAGCTTTTATTACCTGTGTGacaaataaaatcaattataaatcAATATTTGTTGATAATGAGGTGCAGCAGTCATGACTTTTCAGGGCTGATTCACCCAAAATTTTGACACCCAAATTGGCTCTTTGTGGCCttcgctagcccaccagtgctgacatctcgaGCTCTGCTACCAACCGGCCGggcacataaacaaaaaaatgtaggcttgtctgagggagggagggctgttaggatttctcataactgctgcaattacgccctctgctggctgatcgatggggCTAAACAGAGATGGGCGATAACGgagactctccgtgcacgatatgGATCTCCATACGAACCTGCTTGGTGCAGGTGACACtatatttatcctggtcagtgtcttGGTGGGTCTCTGGGCCACGGTACAGTAGCACGCCCCATAAAGACCGCCAACGCCCTACACGGCTGATAGAACTAGCTCTTAGAGGTAGTGGGCTACCGTACTTTAGTCTGAATTTAGAGGTTTATGTTCATTTTGCAGAACCGTATGCCCTCATGCCTCCTCTGGAGCGGTTCATGGACGTCTCACATGAGGAGAGGAGAGAGCTCTTCTACAGAGACGTGGAACGAGGAGACGTCGTCATCGGAAGAATCACGTCCATCCGAGACTTCGGCTTCTTTGTGAATCTTCTCTGCACCGCTGGGGGTCTGGAGAGGGACGTGGAGGACCTGGAGATCACGGTACATTTGATCATTTACAGATTGGGGAGGGTCCTTtcttgtgtgtgtaggatgaattggaaccttAGTGGtaactgaatgggcaaaaattcccacagagacATTCCAAAACATTGTGAACAGGCTTTTTCAGATGTAAAGGCTTTTATTAGGGCACAGGGATAGATACACCATTAGCAGATACTTTGATGTTGGATGTTTTATTGATCATGTATGTGATTTGTTTACGATTACGACTTTAACTAattgatttttttgttgttgcattttGTTTATCAGGGTCTCTGTCCTATCAGAGATGTGCCATCGACCGGCAACCACGACGATCCCTTGTCTTATTTTCAAGTTGGCGATGTAATAAGAGGTACGTATCACCTCACTCCGGCCGCAGTGGAGTCCCACAGAGAGCCGTACCGCACACGGAGAGCCAAGCTGAGAACTCCGAGTGCAGGTTCCCCtaccagccagcagatgtcgcaCTTGTACATTGACGTTAAAGCCCAGTCGACCCAAAGGTGCGGCCGATCGAGCCTGGATGTCTATAGCACCACTTAGGATTCTCAAAAGCTTGAGAACTCAACTGTGTTGGACTAGAGCGCTGTGCCACCCAGTAATCAACACAGTAATCATGTGGGGAatttgggtggcgcagtggtctaaCGCATTTGAACTTAGGAGGTTGAACCTCAGTAGAAACACTGACCTAGCCAGGCATCCATACAGTCCCTCTACCCCTGCGATTGGTCTGGGCGCCTGTGTGAGTGGGTGGTGGGGTCACACGGAGCTTAGTGTTGCTCTCCGTACGCGATACGGCTCTTAGTGGGAACCGAACCCCAGCAGGTGATCAGAATCAGCCGCAGATGGAACACTTGTGTCCTTGTGTGCAAGCCACAGCGGATTTACAATCGGGAAATGGAAATGACTAACTTTCTGAGAGAAAGGGGGGGAACAAACCTGATTCTAATTTCTTATATTCTGTAATGCAGCTGGTGTGAAGGACATCGACCGTTACCATGAGAAGCTGACCCTGTCGCTCCACAACTCCTCCCTGGCCCCCAATCTGGAGAGAACCAAGCTGGGTGTAATAAGCAAGGAGGATTTACCTCTCCACTACACGTAAGATCCGTGTTCTGTCCGGGTTCCATCCTCATCTCTCATCCCTTCATAAATCTGACATACATGGTGTGGGTGTGATTAGCACCAGGTGCTTTTATTTCATCCTGATGTGCTACCTAAGTGCTATGTTAGTCTGTGTCATAGTCATGTGTTTAGCAACAACAATCGCTGactgtgtaataaatcagtcatttGAAAGAAAGGATATGCTTCCgaatgtgcagcaacagtttggggaaggccccagCGCACAGCCTCAGCCCCACCATctgtcacaaattcccacagacatacttcaaagtataGAAGTGCTCCCGGCGAGCGTGGGGCCGCttgctggagcctgtcccagcttttcaatgggcgcaaggcaccactccatcgcagggcagatacacacacacacgcacacattcacctatagggcaattcagtgtctgcaattaacctgactgcatgttttgtactgtgggaggaaaccggagctcccggaggaaacccacacagacacgcagacaaggggagaacatgcaaactccacacaggaaggacccaaaccgccccgcctggggatggaacccaggatcttcttcctgtaaggtgacagtgctacccacagggccaccgtgccgccctcatacCAAACTGCACGCGAATAAACCGTCCGCACTGCCGGTCAGTATGATGGATCTGTCGGTTTACCCAGGTTTTGTTCTTGGTTTCAGTCGCGGTCAGCAGGTGAGCAGTGACGGCGGTGAACCGTACGAGCTCTTACTGCAGAGTTCAACCGGATTCTCCAACCCGGCCAACGTGGATTATCTGCTGAACAAGCTGGGCATCAGCGACACCGAGTCTCACTCGCTCATGAGAGGATTACAGAggtacaaaagtattgggacaccacttctagttcttgaattcatgtgtttcagccacagcagttaCTAAGAGGTGTAATGAATCAAAGATATAAAGGGAATATgcttcaacagtttagggaaggcctattcttgttccagcatgaccgagctctataaagacagttgtcgcctagtggttaaggtacaggactattaagctgaaggttgccggttcaaaccctaccattgccaggttgccactgttgggcccttgagcaaggcccttaacccttaaccctcaattgcttagactgtatactgttagtcgctttggataaaagcgtctgctaaatgccgaaaatgtaaagacATGAAGCGGAACAtcaacattttcggcatttagcaggcgcctttatccaaagcaactcgTATGGAAGGTCGTACATTGTCTCTTCCCGCTGCTATATGTGATCTCTGGTACTGGTCAAGGCCCCTGTgttactggggggggggggggtggagtCACATGGAGCATAGCATGGCTTATTGTAGGGGATACGGCTCTGTGCATTTACACTTTCAGCATTCAgcgaacgcttttatccaaagtgacttacagtactgtgacagtatacagtctgagctattgaggcttaagggccttgctgaagggcccaacaacagcaagcttctgattactagtccagtatcttaacctgGCTTGCTTAAGATCAGCGCCCACCATACAATCCAATTTAATCAGTTTGAATACTGTTTATTTTTGATAcaggtcaggcgtccgaatacttgaGGCCATATATTGTACGTGAAGTTTGTtggttatgttttatttatttatgttttgattaatacacagtaaacatttcctggAGGACGATTACGCGAGAACGATTAGGAAGAAACAATCTGCATCCTGGGCGCTGAAATGGTACGgatcatttacactgatcagccataacattaaaaccacctccttgtttctacactcactgcccattttatcagctccacttaccatatagaagcactttgtagttctacaattactgactgtagtccatctgtttctctacatggtcaggaccaccacagagcaggtattatttaggtgctggatgattctcagtgacactgacatggtgctggtgtgttagtgtgtgttgtgctggtatgagtggatcagacacagcagcgctgctggagtgtttaaacaccgtgtccactcactgtccactctattagacactcctacctagtgggtccaccttgtagatgtaaagtcagagacgatcgctcatctattgctgctgtttgagtcgctcatcttctagaccttcatcagtgggcacaggatgctgcccacggggcgctgtcggctggatatttttggttggtggacgattctcagtcaagcagtgacagtgaggtgtttaaaaactccagcagcgctgctgtgtctgatccactcataccagcacaacacacactaacacaccaccaccatgtcagtgtcactgcagtgctgagaatgatccaccacctaaaaaatacctgctctgtggtggtcctgtgggggtcctgaccattgaagaacagcatgaaagggggtaacaaagcatgcagagaaacagatggactacagtcagtaattgtagaactacaaagtgcttctatatggtaagtggagctgatagaatggactgTGGGTGTCTCGTATAACATACAGGTTTGGAAGAGAACACTCTCCttattttctgtttcttttGGTTTCCTCTGTTGCAGCGTCAAATCCGGAGTGAACCACTTCAAATCGGGGCGACACGTAGAGGCCATGAACGAGTATAACAAGGCGCTGGAGATCGATACCAACAACGTGGAGGCTCTGGTAGCGCGCGGCGCTCTGTACGGTTCACCGCCTGATAAAGCACTTGACCGTACGCCGTGTCTCTTTCTGCCTCCATCACTCTTCATTCtgattttctttctgtttttgacAGGTACGCAACCAAAGGCAGCCTGATAAAAGCTATCGATGACTTTGAGCTGGCTCTGGAGAGTTGCCCGACTCACAGGAATGCCAAGAAATACCTGTGCCAGACGCTGGTGGAACGAGGTGGCCAGTGAGTGACAAGGTTGATCAGGTTTTAGATTTTGGGGGTCATTATGGTCACCCTGTATGGGATCATTGGCACTGTCTATACCATCAGACCTTCGAATGGGCCGTCACATCACGCCATCGGATATAGAATGGTAGTGATGTTCggacactcaggtggcacagtggtaaagatCCAGGGTTTGGAATCTCGACGGTGCTGTCGTAATATCTGTACGTACTTGATTGACTAATGTCCAATGGATGGAAGGAGGGGGTGGATTGGAGGACAAAACAGTTTAGCCATTGGAAGGTGCGCTCTCAGTACAGGTCCAGATATAAATaagagggttgcgtcaggaagggcattcggTAAGACCCACATCTGCTGTGTCGACACCTCAATATGAGAGCTGAGATCTGTGCTGTAGACCGACCGGACGCCCACAGAGggacgattggctgtgtctaagggagGGAGGTATGCTGCTCTCTGTAAGACTCcttctctggcaggtgaaaagaagcggttggcgaGTGCAcgcatgtcagagggggcacaCTTCTCAGCAAGGGTGGGCGTCTGCAGCATTGAGTAACCAAGGTTTTTTAGGGTGCTTGGTGGTGCAGAGTTTAGGGTTTGAGGGATGGAAGGTCGTACGTTGTCTCTTTCCGCTGTGATATGTGATCTCTGGGACTGGTCCGGGCCCCTGTGTTACTGGGGGGTGGTGGGGTCACATGCAGCTTAGCAAAGTACGCGATACCATGTGTTTGTAGCACCTGTGAGCGAGTGTCCGATGTCTTCTGTGTTCCTCTCGTCAggctggaggaggaggagaagctGGTCACGGCTGAGGGACTTTATAAGAAAGCCGTGACTTTAGACGACACGTTTCAGGAAGCGAAGGAAGCGCTGAGGAAGCTGCAGACGCGCATCCAGGTGAGCTGGAACATCTGCAAGAAGAAACCTCACTTCCTGTGGCTGTTGGTGGTGTTAGAGGGGTGATGGGTACAGTTTGTTATGAAGAAGTAGTGCATCAGCTACGGGTTACCCTACATTCACCCTGGGGTTAGGCATCCTGGCTGTGCTGGCCTTAAGAGCAGGGTGATGCTTtttggatatatggatggaaaAAGTTGTTAGAAACGCGTACCCACCGAATCGGAGACCCGAATGCGCGCCTCAGTGCTGCCACCTGCCTGCTCGTGCGTTTGATAAAACGTGACCAATGTAGAACGTCCGGGTGGCGTGGCGGTATAACACGCCAGCCCGCCACTGCTCGAGCTCCAGACAGTCGTGGCAGaagtgcgacctctgctggctgatcgaggcACCTGCATGAGTGTTGGATTATTCGCCGTGTGTGAGAATCCGCCACAGTCCGAAAgcggtgaaaagaagcggtagaGAGTGAACGTGTGTCGGGAAGGGCGTGTGCGCAGGGGTGGAATTGGGAACAGCTAGGTTGGGAGGAAAAGGCAAATGTGACAGATGTGACGTGTGACACCCCTGTGTTTTACTGATGAAACATCCTTGTTGTTTTTGTGTCTCTTCGATTTGGGACGTCGAACCCTGATCGCTGCTGGACGCTAAACCCTAATCCCATCGCCTGGGCACAAACGCCATCTCTGGAACACGGACCTTGACCGGTTTGTATTCTGCTGCTGGTGCttcatggtaactctgtctgtcttCTATATTGTACCTGTTTCCTTGGTGATATATGGTAATGACctggtattatattgcaaaaCACACAAATTGGGCGTGTCTGATGGGTCTGATGGGTCTGATTGGTCTGATTGATCTGCTCTGGGGGCTTTTTTGGATGTGGCTGTGTTAACCGACCGCTTTAAAGAAAACTCTGGAACTGAAAGCCGAGGAGGCGGCTAAAGAGGAGGAGGTAAAACCCACGCCCGAGACGAGCGCCGAGAAATTACGTAAGATcttaaaagaagagaaaaggtaaacacacactcacacacacacactcacacacacactcacacacactcacacacacacatttactgtcCTTTAAACTCTTGACCAAGATTAGAAATACAGCGGGTCTGCCTACTGTCCTAAACTTAGGATAAACATTATACACCGATTATTCATCGACGTGAATGCAAATCGTGTCCATAAATTATTGGATTTCCAAGCCACTCGTACACTACATggacgaaagtattgggacaccccttctaatttttgaattcatgtacagtatttcagtcacagcagttgctaacaggtgtaataaatcattgggaaaggaaatgatatgcttccaagtGTGCAGACatgtgcccagccatacaaatgggcacaaattcccatacacagacatacttaagtcttgtaagaagccttctcagaagaggtTACTCTATTATTATACTGTTTGAGCTGAAACAGGatttcaggtgtccaaatacttttggtcatgtagtgttgATTCTCGGTAAAGGAATTTAAAGCATTTTAGTGCTGAAACCAAaataatacatactgtacatgttttGCTCTATTATGGTTTTTGATGCTGTACGTTCCTTCAGGAACCGTAACTAAGCTTTGATGATCTGGTCTCTGTATAATAATGCATCAATCCCAGGAGGAATGTTAGATATTCAGGTTTCATCTGCCTGCCAAATTCGCTCCCACGCAGGATGAAGAAGAAGCGGAAGAGGTCGGAGTCCTCGTCCGATTCGTCCTCCAGTTCCAGCTCCTCCAGCGACGACTCCTCCAGCCGCAAGAAGTCCAAGAAGCGGAAGCGCAAACGCCGACGGTCTTCACACGGCGCTAAAAAACACAAGCGCCGAAATTCGTCCCGCGACGtcgaggaggaggaagaagaggaggaggactACCCGGTTCCCGCCGACACCTCGGCCTCCTTCATCGACCAGAAACGGAGCTTCGCTAGGGCGCTGGAGGAGGGAAGAACCGGAGAAGGTAGGTATGATGATCCCTTCGCTCGGAACGGCCGGGATAAAGAGCGGAGAAGATCCGAGGACGATCCCGGCACGTGGCCGGAGAGTTCCGGTACCTCGCGCACCTCCTGCAGGAAGGATTCGTCCTCCTCCGCTTACTCTGGGGTCTCCATGAGATCAGACTCGAGGAAGTCCAGCTCGTACGACTCTCGCAAGTCTGACTCCAATAAATCCGGGAGTCACGGGAAGTTCCGGGCGGGGAACGACGGGAGCGAGCGGAGATCGAGCAGCAGCGGTGATACGAAAGCCTCGGACGGAAACCAGAAGAAAAGTTTATCTGCAAATCTGTTAGACATCTTCAACCAGATCGCCGAGTTTAAGAAGGAGAGGAAGCAGAAGAAATGAACCGAAGCCGCTCCAGTGTTAAATCTGCATCCTGTGAAGAGAAATGATAGAAAGAAATGTAATATTAACATGATAATGAGATCTGTGTGAGGACGGAACATGTGAACAGCTGTCTGTGTGAATGTGTCGAATGTTTACCTGAAAAACCTGCCTGATTAAAGATCAATGAAACtgaactgcttgttttcaggatTCATTATATGAAtgatttatatattaattactGATTTTCGGATGATTGCACGCTCTGGCTCGGGCTGTGATGATTCCACAAGCCGTCCCAGACCTGGAAGCTGATTGGTCAGGGTCAGGCGGGGTGGCGGTCACATTTCCCATGATAATCAAGCACCACCGGTTCGAAACAGGCACTGGTGAGGTGGTCCATGTGTAGGTGGACAATAGATTTGAATGGGCAGcacaataatacctgctctgtgggggtcctgaccattgaagaacagggtgaaaaggggtaacaaagcatgtagagaaacagatggactacagtcagtaattgtagaactacaaagtgcttctatatggtaagtggagctgataaaatggacagtgagtgtagaaacaaggaggtggttttaatgttatggctgatcggaccGGATCCTCCACTAGAGGGCAGTGCAACATCACTTCTCACCCGGAGACCATACACACATGAGCGCTTATACAGGCGTGTGCAAAAGTTTGTACACCCCATGTTTATTGTGCTTAACATGCCTTCTATAGGAAATAAACTTCTATTTACTTGATGgttttaatcaaataaaaggaggtcagaaaaaacatgaagaaaaggtcggattaaaaaacaagaaactcaagtgtcctgcacagagtcctgacctcagccccactcaacagctctgggatgaaccagaaccATAGAAATGCTgacatcttttgactgaatgggcacaaattcccacagacctccttcaaagtcttgtgagtaCGTATACCACAGTCTGAAattctttaatacatttaatcttCTTATGTGCTGAACGTACGAGTGTGGAACGATCCTCACCTTCTAATCTCTCATCACTTCTGTAGACAGACTcaagaaagtatgtggacacctgaacctCGAGTCTTTCCGAAATCCTatcgacccgccctgctcccctcTACCTCCCcgatcagctcctcagtagagaggattctaatcagacctggactcataatcagattatttagacactctacttttacatcactgcagttttagcttactaagctaacacagttagcatcaggacgttcaaacccgctagcacgccggctaacgtctccctccgtgtcccgaaaacgcttaaactgtccctgacgccccaatttacaaaaaaaCCCACTCTCGTGTAATTACACCTGTATACAGATTACACATCAAtgagtatttatttacatgtgaaaggaactctgttggttgctccgtgTTTCATTCGcccgccatgtttgtagtttttggtgagtaaagtcgtgccgcactgaatgctgggattgatcctcagcgctgaggaggcgtcgggcgctccctcgtcattcagtcagatcatcactcagaattaaggcgcctcagtaggagcatcttaagggagctaaggatttagacacgccctcttctcgggagtgtaggatgatgggaaatgtgtctgtaggttttcggacagacccccaCTCTCTGAGCACAGGGGCCCTGAAGTTGGAGGATATGATGGTTTTGatattgttgtggctgaaagtCCTGACCTCGGTATAAGTTGAGAGGTGTCCATGTATTTTCACCCgtcggtgtgtgtgtacggtgtgtgtacggtgtgtgtgtgcatcgtGTTCTCCACACGCCTGCATGTATGTCACTTATATATCCACAAATCCCTTTATTTCCGTTCCTGCGTCGACCCTTTTAGCTCCCGCTCTTCCGCAGAGCCTCAGCGAGTCCTTTTGTGCGGAAGAGCTTTTCTTCTCCTTCAGCGCCGGCGGCTCTCTGAAGGACCTCCGGCGTCCTTGAGCGGCTCTTCAGCGATTATTACGGCGGAATTATTCCTCCTCTTACTTTGTTCTGTAGGACCAGGTCGAGCTTCTCTCAGAAAGCGTGTTTGCTTCAGATTAAGCAGCTCTACTGCAGGATAATGAGTCTGAGCTGGGGAGCACGTACGGCTGGTACTGACGCACCCACAACCTGAAGGTTCCAGTACAGGAGAACATGTTCAGTGGCTTTAAAATCACACTcatctttttctctctttattaaGGGAACTAATAAGCGCCCGGGTGGTGCAGAGGTGGGCGGAAGTCCCAGTTTGGGGGGGCAGGGGGGCGTTATTCCCTTCCTGGGAAAAATCGAGTCGTCCCTGCCACCATATCATTGTTAAAATAACTATCATATTCAGTAtcagggcaggtgtagcctagtggttaaggtactggactagtaatcaaaaggtcgctggttcaagccccatcactgccaggctgccactgttgggcccttgagcaaggcccttaaccctcgattgcttagacagtatactgtcacagtactgtaagtcgctctggataaaagcgtctgcttaatgtcgaaaatgtaaatgtaaataaggcgaCTCTAGTTTGCCATCTACAGGCTGTTTTTGGTATTACTGGGTAAACACTTTAACATGTAGCATGGTCACACATTCTCATCCTTCTGATCATAAACGTGCAAATATTCTCATTACTCAGGTCTCATTTAGAACAGAAATGTTCATTATCTGTATCTACTGAAGCTCACAGGAAGAGCATTAGTAGGTTCTCCCTTTTCCCCTGTATGTTTGATCGTATTGTAACTGAGTGAGAAGATTCGTCTACatgttcattcctgttaccgatatttagtttatttagaaAAGAACATCGTGTGATAAATCACTAGACTGTGCTCGCTGTTCCGgtgctttagcatgttctccatgctgcTGTATTTCATCTATTTACTAATTCTAGTTTCAAATTAGaactttcagtcctgttactcatacGCAGCTCAGCTtccacttagaaaccttgtaGAAATTAAATGAAGGTGCCTGAGATTCGACCCAAACACATCCTGAGGAGTTAAGTGTGTGTCAAAGTGAAGTTAAGGTGGAATCGGCCCTCGTACCCTCCTCCGCCCGTCCTAATTTTCTTTCTAAAAGCCAGGAGAGCAGGACTGAACCCCCGAGCTCGGCCTCGTCCCGAACGCGCTTAGTAAGCAGTTCGAATTCATCCCGTTTCTTATTCTCGTGGCGGTAGCGGTTATCAACGATGCACAATGCCGCGGCGCGTCTCCTCATTGTGGTCCTCGGGTGAGCGGAGGACGCGGCAACACGGCGTGAAAGGTCACGGCTAATCAGCAGCGAGCGCACGCGAATGCACACGGACGCTGAAAAGATTCGGGTTCATTCGGTGAACGCCGTCCGGCCCGGTGAGAAGAGAAGAAGAGGTGATGTGGAAACGGGGAGAAATTCGGAGAGCGGTAGAAAGGGTGACGGGCGAggggcggtgtgtgtgtgtgtgtgtgtgtgtgtggtggggggttATGCTGACTCCGTGGGCTCGGCCTGCCTGGGCTAAATCCAGTCTAGAGATACGAGGACTTTCTAATTTGCTTTCGGCCCTATTTTCATAATAGCCGTGCATAAGTAATTCGCGGCGGGCCGAGCCGGCGAAAATTAAACTCATTTTATCAGCAGGCTGGTAGGTGGATTTCTATTTATCATTAGCATGCATAGAATTTAGCCGGCGTTATTCCTTGTACTGATGGAATGTAACCAAATAACGTAGGAGGGcttttgctctttttttttttgcttatgcGGGAGTGAAATTCACAGATAAAAGCGCCCCAGCTCTGCAATTTTCTGCCAACGGGACCTAATTCGGAGAATCCTTATTACAGCCCCGACTCATTCCCTCTGAATTAAAGAGCAGCGTAAGTGGCATTAGGGTCTCACACATCTGATCTGATGAAATTCGGGTTCAATGGTTAGAAGCGTTAGAAGTGACGACCTGTTTTATACGTGTGTGTATTAGGACGCTCGCGTTTGCCAGAGACATGAACCTGCAACGTATATAAAGCTCTTGTTTACActcatacatttatatttacattttcagcatttagcagacgtctttatccaaagcgacttacagtacagttatagtatacaatctgagcaactgagggttaagtgccttgctcaagggcccaacagcagcaacctggtagttgtgagacttga contains these protein-coding regions:
- the ttc14 gene encoding tetratricopeptide repeat protein 14, translated to MDRDLLRQSVTFHGHGLFSLLKCEQSENPDFKHVTDYLAKSVNQRDENDDSPVMEQFIARKADLLFASCWKTTTPTDDEWQEDTREPYALMPPLERFMDVSHEERRELFYRDVERGDVVIGRITSIRDFGFFVNLLCTAGGLERDVEDLEITGLCPIRDVPSTGNHDDPLSYFQVGDVIRAGVKDIDRYHEKLTLSLHNSSLAPNLERTKLGVISKEDLPLHYTRGQQVSSDGGEPYELLLQSSTGFSNPANVDYLLNKLGISDTESHSLMRGLQSKHFLEDDYARTIRKKQSASWALKCVKSGVNHFKSGRHVEAMNEYNKALEIDTNNVEALVARGALYATKGSLIKAIDDFELALESCPTHRNAKKYLCQTLVERGGQLEEEEKLVTAEGLYKKAVTLDDTFQEAKEALRKLQTRIQKTLELKAEEAAKEEEVKPTPETSAEKLRKILKEEKRMKKKRKRSESSSDSSSSSSSSSDDSSSRKKSKKRKRKRRRSSHGAKKHKRRNSSRDVEEEEEEEEDYPVPADTSASFIDQKRSFARALEEGRTGEGRYDDPFARNGRDKERRRSEDDPGTWPESSGTSRTSCRKDSSSSAYSGVSMRSDSRKSSSYDSRKSDSNKSGSHGKFRAGNDGSERRSSSSGDTKASDGNQKKSLSANLLDIFNQIAEFKKERKQKK